A part of Rhodamnia argentea isolate NSW1041297 chromosome 8, ASM2092103v1, whole genome shotgun sequence genomic DNA contains:
- the LOC115736746 gene encoding histone H2B-like → MAPKAEKKPAEKKPAEEKKSAAAEKGPAEKKPKAGKKLPKEGGADRKKRVKKSVETYKIYIFKVLKQVHPDIGISSKAMGIMNSFINDIFEKLAQEASRLARYNKKPTITSREIQTAVRLVLPGELAKHAVSEGTKAVTKFTSS, encoded by the coding sequence ATGGCCCCGAAGGCGGAGAAGAAGCCCGCTGAGAAGAAGCCGGCGGAGGAGAAGAAGTCGGCGGCGGCCGAGAAGGGACCGGCGGAGAAGAAGCCCAAGGCCGGGAAGAAGCTCCCCAAGGAAGGCGGCGCGGACAGGAAGAAGAGGGTGAAGAAGAGCGTGGAGACGTACAAGATCTACATTTTTAAGGTGCTGAAGCAGGTCCACCCGGACATCGGCATCTCCAGCAAGGCCATGGGCATCATGAACAGCTTCATCAACGATATATTCGAGAAGCTCGCTCAGGAGGCCTCCAGGCTCGCGAGGTACAACAAGAAGCCGACGATAACGTCCCGGGAGATTCAGACCGCCGTCCGGCTCGTGCTCCCCGGTGAGCTCGCCAAGCACGCCGTCTCCGAGGGAACCAAGGCCGTGACCAAGTTCACAAGCTCTTGA